From Mastacembelus armatus chromosome 13, fMasArm1.2, whole genome shotgun sequence, one genomic window encodes:
- the dclk1b gene encoding serine/threonine-protein kinase DCLK1b isoform X6 codes for MDQLVEANGTAGSQLSTPRSGKSPSPSPTSPASLRRRQGSQHSGSSLSLASTKVCSSMDEGDGPSTELMDEHPSVPASITERYKVGRTLGDGNFAVVRECVERSTGREYALKIISKDKCRGKEHMIQSEVSILRRVKHPNIVLLIEEMDTHNELYLVMELVKGGDLFDAITSSNKYTERDASCMLFNLASAIKYLHSLNIVHRDIKPENLLVYEHHDGSKSLKLGDFGLATVVNGPLYTVCGTPTYVAPEIVAETGYGLKVDIWAAGVITYILLCGFPPFRGSSEDQEALFEQILRAELEFPAPYWDNVSDTAKVLITGMLQLKVDQRYTAIQVLDHPWVNDDGVSVSEQQLPVAGKIKKHFNTGPKLNSTTAGVSVITLNQDFTIQKSGSLGHYQHPGLYWIRPRHLIRRSKFSDEDATRM; via the exons CTAATGGCACTGCAGGCAGTCAGCTGTCCACACCTCGATCTGGAAAGTCTCCAAGCCCCTCTCCAACCAGTCCCGCTAGCCTGCGAAGACGACAG GGATCTCAGCACAGTGGCTCTTCACTTTCTTTAGCTTCTACCAAGGTTTGCAGCTCAATGGATGAAGGAGATGGGCCTAGCA CTGAACTGATGGATGAACACCCATCAGTTCCTGCCTCCATAACAGAGAGGTACAAAGTGGGGAGAACTTTAGGAGATGGAAACTTTGCAGTGGTCCGAGAATGTGTGGAGAGATCCACTGGAAGAGAGTATGCTCTTAAGATCATCAGCAAAGATAAATGCAGGGGAAAG GAGCACATGATCCAGAGCGAAGTGTCAATCCTTCGGCGTGTGAAACATCCCAACATCGTTCTTTTAATTGAAGAAATGGACACCCACAATGAACTCTATCTTGTAATGGAGTTGGTTAAG GGAGGCGACCTCTTTGATGCAATCACCTCTTCTAACAAATACACAGAGCGAGATGCCAGCTGTATGCTGTTCAACCTCGCAAGTGCCATCAAGTACCTGCATAGTCTCAATATTGTTCACAGAGACATAAAACCAGAAAACTTGCTG GTCTATGAGCACCACGATGGTAGTAAATCTCTCAAACTGGGTGACTTTGGCTTGGCTACTGTCGTCAATGGGCCCCTCTATACGGTGTGTGGCACACCCACCTATGTAGCACCAGAGATTGTTGCTGAGACAGG ATATGGCCTCAAGGTTGACATTTGGGCAGCCGGTGTGATCACTTACATACTACTGTGTGGCTTTCCTCCTTTCCGTGG CTCTAGTGAGGATCAGGAGGCTCTTTTCGAACAGATTTTGAGGGCTGAGCTTGAGTTTCCTGCACCATACTGGGACAATGTGTCTGACACTGCCAAG GTTCTGATCACTGGAATGCTGCAGTTAAAGGTGGATCAGCGATACACAGCCATACAAGTGCTTGATCACCCCTGGGTCAAT GATGATGGTGTGTCAGTCAGTGAGCAGCAGCTGCCTGTGGCTGGTAAGATCAAGAAGCACTTCAACACTGGGCCCAAGCTCAACAGCACCACAGCAGGAGTGTCAGTCATTACA CTGAACCAGGACTTTACCATCCAGAAGTCAGGGTCTTTGGGCCACTACCAGCATCCAGGATTATACTGGATAAG ACCACGCCACTTGATAAGGAGAAGCAAGTTTTCAGACGAAGACGCCACAAGGATGTGA
- the dclk1b gene encoding serine/threonine-protein kinase DCLK1b isoform X5 — protein MDQLVEANGTAGSQLSTPRSGKSPSPSPTSPASLRRRQGSQHSGSSLSLASTKVCSSMDEGDGPSTELMDEHPSVPASITERYKVGRTLGDGNFAVVRECVERSTGREYALKIISKDKCRGKEHMIQSEVSILRRVKHPNIVLLIEEMDTHNELYLVMELVKGGDLFDAITSSNKYTERDASCMLFNLASAIKYLHSLNIVHRDIKPENLLVYEHHDGSKSLKLGDFGLATVVNGPLYTVCGTPTYVAPEIVAETGYGLKVDIWAAGVITYILLCGFPPFRGSSEDQEALFEQILRAELEFPAPYWDNVSDTAKVLITGMLQLKVDQRYTAIQVLDHPWVNDDGVSVSEQQLPVAGKIKKHFNTGPKLNSTTAGVSVITTTPLDKEKQVFRRRRHKDVKSTPHLPHSIGARANSGLSQAEFTSESEDYSPSSADTVRSPTSPF, from the exons CTAATGGCACTGCAGGCAGTCAGCTGTCCACACCTCGATCTGGAAAGTCTCCAAGCCCCTCTCCAACCAGTCCCGCTAGCCTGCGAAGACGACAG GGATCTCAGCACAGTGGCTCTTCACTTTCTTTAGCTTCTACCAAGGTTTGCAGCTCAATGGATGAAGGAGATGGGCCTAGCA CTGAACTGATGGATGAACACCCATCAGTTCCTGCCTCCATAACAGAGAGGTACAAAGTGGGGAGAACTTTAGGAGATGGAAACTTTGCAGTGGTCCGAGAATGTGTGGAGAGATCCACTGGAAGAGAGTATGCTCTTAAGATCATCAGCAAAGATAAATGCAGGGGAAAG GAGCACATGATCCAGAGCGAAGTGTCAATCCTTCGGCGTGTGAAACATCCCAACATCGTTCTTTTAATTGAAGAAATGGACACCCACAATGAACTCTATCTTGTAATGGAGTTGGTTAAG GGAGGCGACCTCTTTGATGCAATCACCTCTTCTAACAAATACACAGAGCGAGATGCCAGCTGTATGCTGTTCAACCTCGCAAGTGCCATCAAGTACCTGCATAGTCTCAATATTGTTCACAGAGACATAAAACCAGAAAACTTGCTG GTCTATGAGCACCACGATGGTAGTAAATCTCTCAAACTGGGTGACTTTGGCTTGGCTACTGTCGTCAATGGGCCCCTCTATACGGTGTGTGGCACACCCACCTATGTAGCACCAGAGATTGTTGCTGAGACAGG ATATGGCCTCAAGGTTGACATTTGGGCAGCCGGTGTGATCACTTACATACTACTGTGTGGCTTTCCTCCTTTCCGTGG CTCTAGTGAGGATCAGGAGGCTCTTTTCGAACAGATTTTGAGGGCTGAGCTTGAGTTTCCTGCACCATACTGGGACAATGTGTCTGACACTGCCAAG GTTCTGATCACTGGAATGCTGCAGTTAAAGGTGGATCAGCGATACACAGCCATACAAGTGCTTGATCACCCCTGGGTCAAT GATGATGGTGTGTCAGTCAGTGAGCAGCAGCTGCCTGTGGCTGGTAAGATCAAGAAGCACTTCAACACTGGGCCCAAGCTCAACAGCACCACAGCAGGAGTGTCAGTCATTACA ACCACGCCACTTGATAAGGAGAAGCAAGTTTTCAGACGAAGACGCCACAAGGATGTGAAGTCCACTCCACATCTCCCACACAGTATTGGTGCCCGTGCCAATTCTGGCCTCTCGCAAGCTGAATTCACTTCTGAGTCTGAAGACTACTCCCCAAGTTCAGCGGACACTGTCCGTTCACCCACCTCTCCATTCTAA